Genomic segment of Centropristis striata isolate RG_2023a ecotype Rhode Island chromosome 21, C.striata_1.0, whole genome shotgun sequence:
acattagccagtcacattagccggtcacgttagccggtcacgttagctggtcgcacattagcccaTATTTATATCtatgcattagccggtcgccgGTCAgcagcgacggcacaaagtgtcgaactgaggtcaacagaaagggcccatattaacccgctgaaacgacaCATATCGCCAgttagtgttgaggaggaggacacgttaccgtcagttattcgatttccTCAGTGCATGTAAAcggggacaaggacagaagtcctataagatgccaatatcgatttttaaacatagctcgattaaactgtgcatgtaaacctTGTGTGAGATACTTACTGCCATGTAAGGTCTGCAGCCTGCGTCTCTGGTCTTGGCTATGGAGTCCACCAGCTGACCACTGATGCCGAAGTCACACAGCTTGATATTACCCGTTCGGTCCATTAGAATGTTGGAAGGTTTGATGTCTGAAGTGACAGAAACAGAATTGATCCAAGGCTTTGAATGGAAGTAACAACAGaaatgttttcataacagcCAATATGATGATGAATACAAAAGGtgtaaaaaacatgaacatcttTTTactttcatctcttttttttttttttagaaaataagaaaaagacttACCTCTGTGAATTATTTTCAAGTTTTCTTTTAAGTGGTTCAGTGCTTTAACGGTCTgttgaagacaaaataaaacacgacATGCATGACGTGAAAtcagaagaataaataaaaaaggtgaaCGGTCTACTCACAGCTAATGTTATTTTGCCTAATATTTCCTCTGGAATGACGTCATCTAATGCACAATATACATATTTGTAGAATTTGTCTAATGAGGTAGCCATAAGTTCCATACAGATCCAACAGTCCCcctgaaacaaagaggaaaaggaTCCATCAGATCTGGTGAAAATATCACATTGTGCAGAATAAACGGTGAAGATAAAGTGAGGTGAAGTGTTGTGTTTGAGTGAGACCTCTCTGAAGAGAGCTCCGTAGAACTGAACGATGTAGGGACAGTCACTACTCCTCATCACCACGTCCAGGTCCATCAGCAGCTGCTTCTGCTCCTTCTCATCCACAGTGGAGCGAATCctctaaaagacacaaacacacatttgatTTACTGCTGATGAAACAGCAAaccaggggcctcaaactcaaattacctggggcccactgaaggcagtatcaaaatgaccaaaaaaaagacacaaaatgacaaaaaaaaagacataaaatgacaaaaaaggcacaaaatgactgaaaaaacactaaattactttttaaagaaacacaaaatgaccccaaaaaatacataaaattattagaaaaagacacaaaatgacataaaaaactaaactacttaaaaaagacacaaaatgaccaaaaaaagacacaaaattacaaaaaaaaagacacaaaatgacaaaagacacaaaaattactaaaaaaaaagacacaaaatgaccgaaaaaaaaataaattacttaaaaaagacacaaaatgaccaaaaaaagacaaaaacaattgaCCCAaggggccgcaagtttgagacatgtagctttcaaaataagagcacatgcatgtgttagcagaatccaccacagaatttgcaagaaggctgtcaaaatatgacgccttgaataaaacatagaagaacccttattctcctttacaataattcattaaaaatatgcaatgattaagatggaatagtggcattagaatgtgcgagaggcaccaaatttcggcttttagggcaaaaatgttctccgggggaacatgctctgctccccataatagtctcagaaaatcctgtgggaaacactggttctaaaggcttgacagactggacagcAGCTCACCTTGACAGCCATGATCTGGCCCGTGGGTTTGTGGACCATCTTGTTAACGGAGCCATAAGCCCCGCGACCGATCTCCCCGAGGTCTCTCAGATCTTCTGCCGTGAAGTCACAATGCTGCTCCGGAGAGATCTTCAGCTTCCCCGACGACTCGATACTGTGTGTCCGCAGACGCTCTCTGGAGGAGCACAGAGGAGGGAGGAGCCAGGACAGGAACATGTGTTATACACTCACATGGATATGATCAATATTTAATCAGGAATCCCCAAGTTTCTGTGACTGTCAAACTATAAAGGGATGTTAACGACATggccatttatttttgttgctatccacaGTTGTTTCATTTGGCTAACTACTTTTTGTCAACTTTACAACTTCCATGTTcctaccaggcggcaacctccgagtgcgagcagggaggcaaaccaggaagtgccttaagctgcattctaccgaaaattccagcagggggcgctaagtttggctgcaaaaacatttatgtccattcatttcaatgcaaaatgagaaaacttctcacttgatttattacctcagaatgttttttaacactatggtctcaatcactagtaaaaaatcttcttcaagacaatttagagttttaataatggccccatttagaagaaaatagaagataaagaatcgtatgatttggggctgggctacctttgattgacaggtcactaacaaggcgagccgtcatcaggagagaagcagaacaatgcgtatccacggcaacgtgtcaattaagttatatataacattataaaaaaaggacgttttagcggtttggtctcataactttgaccctttcactgtattttcacttaatgacagtttatttgaacgttttgctcagtaaaacacacaaattgtgtCAGTAGGAACTCATTGGTTGATGTTGCTACTCTTAATAGGAACAGACAAGTAACTTGGTTTAAGCATTGAGTTGCCTACATATATAAAATTCCATCAATACTATTTTTATCATGCTATTTCATTCTTTAGATTTTTCCTTTTCACACAGTTGTGCTGCTGCACTGGGACATTCTTTTGTTCATGTTTTGAGCTAGAATTGTACTTTCTGAGACAACTTGTTGAAACACAGAACAGAATGCGTCAAAGATTATCATCAGCTGTCTCTGCTCACATGTGAGGGTTCTGGAAAGAGGGAGGCGTTGGATGAAGCGGGAGCCTGGAGGCCGGTTTCACTGGAGGGTTGGCGAAATTCAGCTTCAGAGCTTTACGTTTACCtgcaggagaaagagagacacactGCCATATTCCCACAACATGCACAGCACACTGTGGGCGGAGCCAGCTGCTGCACAGCCCTTCCATGTGTGCAATAagctatattaaaaaaaaatcatgctacAAACACTTCATATGACCCAGGTACCAGCACAGTATTGTGCAGAATGAAACAAGTTGTGACATCCAGGTGACTTTATCTCACACATCAATGGAAGCACAAAATGCAAACTGAACACAAGCAAAGTGCCCAAGTGTACAGGGGTTCCCAATACTCAGATCCTGCACCACTTCCTGTCACTGCAAacaccagtggttcccaaccgttttcttgagggacccacatttttaccattgtaaactttggcgacccccccattgtccattgccgaactcaatgtgactttcatggtaccctctctttttctttttgagatattcagcatcttgtctccctgacgcttcgctatttttccattagctctctgtttctgttgttaggtgaggtcaccactaggtgaggttaccgctaggtgaggttaccgcttggttaggttatcgctaggtgaggttgccgctaggtgaggttaccgctaggtgaggttaccagtAGGTaaagttaccgctaggtgaggttaccactaggtgaggttacagctaggtgaggttaccgctaggtgaggttaccagtAGGTaaagttaccgctaggtgaggttaccgctaggtgaggttaccactaggtgaggttacagctaggtgaggttaccgctaggtgaggttaccgctaggtgaggttaccactaggtgaggttacagctaggtgaggttactgctaggtgaggttaccactaggtgaggttaccattaggtgaggttaccattaggtgaggttaccattaggtgaggttaccattaggtgaggttaccgctaggtgaggttacagataggtgaggttaccgctaggtgaggttaccagtAGGTAAAgttaccgctagctgaggttaccgctcggtgaggttacctgtgtatacagcgggagggatgttacacatgcccttattctcgcgatatagcctttatttctaaacttttctatagtgatttttctatttaaccctttatcaggcaaagaactatatttggtaacttcaggtaatatttcgagaaaaaagttgcaaatttactagattaaagtggcaaatctacaagaaaaaaagttgcagatttaagagatttaaagtggcaaatctgagtgaaaagtatgtaatatcctccaatattctctagggttgaattttggaatttgcaagtatttcaatgagtgccctattaagggttaaataaatgaagccagatgtggctctggagcaacaggttgccgacccctcaTTTAGCCAAAAGAGCCTCCTGCAGGATGCGGATATTGAAAATCCCCGTGCAAAACCTGAACACTTCCCTTGAGATTTCAAAGTGACCCAACACTTATGAAGCACTTGATTCCAATTAGTCCGTCACCGGAAAGGTAGGATGCATGTTCAGAATATAAACTAGCTTCTATGCAAAGTGCTGAGTTCAAGTGTTGAGTCTTCTTTGCCATGCCCTC
This window contains:
- the map2k4b gene encoding dual specificity mitogen-activated protein kinase kinase 4b isoform X2, translated to MATPSPDSNSTSSGNSCNIVGSTSHHFHHQTQSSSMQETNTCWRCQNETGKRKALKLNFANPPVKPASRLPLHPTPPSFQNPHIERLRTHSIESSGKLKISPEQHCDFTAEDLRDLGEIGRGAYGSVNKMVHKPTGQIMAVKRIRSTVDEKEQKQLLMDLDVVMRSSDCPYIVQFYGALFREGDCWICMELMATSLDKFYKYVYCALDDVIPEEILGKITLATVKALNHLKENLKIIHRDIKPSNILMDRTGNIKLCDFGISGQLVDSIAKTRDAGCRPYMAPERIDPSASRQGYDVRSDVWSLGITLYELATGRFPYPKWNSVFDQLTQVVKGEPPHLSNSEERQFSPKFINFVNLCLTKDESKRPKYKELLKHAFILMYEERFVDVASYVCRILDQFPTSPISPMYVD
- the map2k4b gene encoding dual specificity mitogen-activated protein kinase kinase 4b isoform X1; the encoded protein is MATPSPDSNSTSSGNSCNIVGSTSHHFHHQTQSSSMQETNTCWRCQNETGFQISLSGVSQSKRKALKLNFANPPVKPASRLPLHPTPPSFQNPHIERLRTHSIESSGKLKISPEQHCDFTAEDLRDLGEIGRGAYGSVNKMVHKPTGQIMAVKRIRSTVDEKEQKQLLMDLDVVMRSSDCPYIVQFYGALFREGDCWICMELMATSLDKFYKYVYCALDDVIPEEILGKITLATVKALNHLKENLKIIHRDIKPSNILMDRTGNIKLCDFGISGQLVDSIAKTRDAGCRPYMAPERIDPSASRQGYDVRSDVWSLGITLYELATGRFPYPKWNSVFDQLTQVVKGEPPHLSNSEERQFSPKFINFVNLCLTKDESKRPKYKELLKHAFILMYEERFVDVASYVCRILDQFPTSPISPMYVD